A single genomic interval of Juglans regia cultivar Chandler chromosome 1, Walnut 2.0, whole genome shotgun sequence harbors:
- the LOC108988229 gene encoding glucan endo-1,3-beta-glucosidase 2-like: MAVLILLLLLAASAVAAEEDAFIGVNIGTDLSDMPHPTQVVALLKAQQIRHVRLYNADRAMLIALANTGIQVMVSVPNEQLLGIGQSNSTAANWVSHNVVAHYPATNITAISVGSEVLTTIPNAATVLVSALKFIHSALVASNLDHQIKVSTPLSSSIILDSFPPFQAFFNRTWNPVLVPMLSFLQSTGSFFMLNIYPYYDYMQSNGVISLDYALFKPLPPTKEAVDANTLLHYSNVFDAMVDAAYFAMAFLNFTNIPVIVTESGWPSKGDSNEPDATLENANSYNSNLIRHVLNKTGTPKHPGIAVSTYLYELYNEDMKSGPVSEKNWGLFDANGSPIYILHLTGSGMVLANDTTNQTYCTARNGADPKMLQAALDWACGAGKVDCSPLLQGKPCYEPDNVLAHATYAFDTYYHKMGKDSGSCDFNGVAAITTTNPSHGSCMFPGSVGKDGSLVNITAPSMNSTSSDSSGCNSYGAGLPSIFIVIRVLIWSVIFL, translated from the exons ATGGCAGtgcttattcttcttcttttgctaGCAGCTTCTGCAGTTGCTGCTGAGGAAG ATGCGTTTATTGGTGTGAACATAGGAACAGACCTATCAGACATGCCACACCCAACTCAAGTAGTAGCCCTCCTCAAAGCCCAACAAATCCGACATGTCCGCCTATACAATGCCGACCGTGCCATGCTCATTGCACTTGCAAACACAGGCATCCAAGTCATGGTATCCGTCCCCAATGAACAGCTTCTTGGAATTGGCCAATCAAACTCCACTGCAGCTAACTGGGTCTCCCACAATGTCGTAGCACATTACCCAGCCACCAATATCACAGCAATATCTGTTGGTTCTGAGGTGCTAACAACCATTCCAAATGCCGCGACAGTCCTTGTCAGTGCCCTCAAGTTCATTCATTCCGCTCTCGTGGCATCCAACCTAGACCATCAAATTAAAGTTTCGACacctctctcttcctcaatTATCCTTGATTCATTCCCTCCTTTCCAAGCCTTCTTTAATCGCACATGGAATCCTGTTTTGGTTCCCATGTTGAGTTTCTTGCAGTCTACTGGCTCGTTTTTCATGCTCAACATTTACCCTTATTATGACTATATGCAATCCAATGGCGTAATATCCCTAGATTATGCACTCTTCAAGCCTCTCCCTCCAACTAAAGAAGCTGTTGATGCTAATACTCTTCTCCATTACTCTAATGTCTTTGATGCAATGGTTGATGCAGCATACTTTGCCATggcttttctaaattttactaACATTCCTGTCATAGTGACAGAATCAGGCTGGCCCTCAAAAGGCGATTCTAATGAACCTGATGCAACATTAGAAAATGCCAACTCTTATAACAGCAATTTGATAAGGCATGTGCTGAACAAAACTGGAACTCCCAAGCACCCTGGAATTGCTGTTAGTACCTATCTATATGAGCTCTATAATGAGGATATGAAAAGTGGACCAGTCTCAGAGAAGAACTGGGGATTGTTTGATGCAAATGGGTCGCCCATTTACATCTTACACTTGACAGGATCGGGAATGGTGTTAGCAAATGACACTACAAACCAAACTTACTGTACTGCAAGGAATGGTGCTGATCCGAAGATGCTTCAGGCTGCATTAGATTGGGCTTGTGGAGCAGGCAAGGTGGATTGCTCACCTTTGTTGCAGGGAAAACCATGCTACGAACCAGACAATGTGCTTGCACATGCAACTTATGCTTTTGACACTTACTATCATAAGATGGGGAAGGATTCTGGGTCATGTGACTTCAATGGGGTGGCTGCAATCACCACCACAAATCCAA GTCATGGTTCTTGTATGTTTCCCGGAAG TGTTGGCAAGGATGGCTCCCTGGTAAATATCACAGCTCCATCCATGAATTCCACAAGTTCGGACTCTTCAGGCTGCAATAGTTACGGTGCTGGTTTACCAAGTATCTTCATCGTTATCAGAGTTTTAATATGGAGTGTTATATTCTTGTAA